From the genome of Lotus japonicus ecotype B-129 chromosome 6, LjGifu_v1.2, one region includes:
- the LOC130723699 gene encoding probable WRKY transcription factor 32, with product MAETATPRLTHSPPPPPSTELRTSSPPDEAQPNLETLATPSSPPRHHTDHLQGSSTAPENGKDETEAPARPPGNEIIVKDAVEEPQVETKNQLQACSTPLSAPSPMVPEQRLSPPKATSVYVLEVDKTTPSSGTTFSSVPVARSSATDGYNWRKYGQKQVKSPIGSRSYYRCTHSACCAKKVEFCDHSGHVSEIVYKSQHSHDPPHKTNPAKESKSLASKEPNVENTVPKQSVKVLNDSDPSPSPKNPLQEAPRNPDKKRQNSSDSGNGKVTFKEEDINEPELKRRMKKDDSTCLDSPIKSGKKQKFVVHAAGDVGISGDGYRWRKYGQKMVKGKPHPRNYYRCTSAGCPARKHIETAVDDSNDVIITYKGVHDHDMPVPKKRHGQPNAPLVAAAAPASMSNLQLMKTDSPKNQKNSQCSGEIGGELTGEASELGGEKAIESARALLSIGFEIKPC from the exons ATGGCCGAGACGGCGACTCCACGACTCACTCactcgccgccgccgccaccatccACCGAGTTACGCACTTCCAGTCCTCCCGATGAAGCGCAGCCCAATTTGGAAACCCTAGCTACCCCCTCTTCGCCACCGCGCCATCACACCGATC ATTTGCAGGGAAGCTCCACCGCGCCTGAGAACGGCAAAGATGAAACTGAG GCGCCAGCCAGGCCTCCAGGCAATGAAATTATTGTAAAGGACGCAGTTGAGGAACCTCAAGTGGAAACAAAGAACCAACTCCAGGCGTGTTCAACTCCATTGTCTGCCCCTAGTCCAATGGTACCAGAACAGAGACTTTCTCCTCCAAAGGCTACCAGTGTATATGTGCTGGAAGTAGACAAAACAACTCCTTCAAGTGGTACAACTTTTTCTTCTGTTCCTGTTGCAAGGTCATCTGCAACCGATGGATATAATTGGCGGAAGTATGGTCAGAAGCAAGTGAAAAGTCCTATTGGTTCTCGAAGCTATTACAGGTGTACTCATTCAGCTTGTTGTGCTAAGAAGGTTGAATTCTGTGACCATTCAGGTCATGTGTCGGAGATTGTATATAAAAGTCAACACAGTCATGATCCACCACATAAAACTAATCCTGCTAAGGAAAGTAAGTCCCTGGCTTCCAAGGAACCTAATGTAGAAAACACCGTTCCAAAGCAGTCTGTCAAAGTTCTAAATGATTCTGATCCATCACCTTCTCCGAAAAACCCTCTTCAAGAAGCACCTCGCAATCCTGATAAGAAACGACAAAACTCATCTGACAGTGGGAATGGTAAAGTTACTTTTAAGGAAGAGGATATTAACGAGCCAGAGCTGAAAAGAAG AATGAAGAAAGATGATTCAACATGCTTGGATTCACCAATAAAATCTGGAAAGAAACAAAAGTTTGTTGTACATGCGGCAGGGGATGTGGGGATATCAGGTGATGGGTACCGATGGCGCAAGTATGGACAAAAAATGGTGAAGGGGAAACCTCATCCCAG AAACTACTACAGATGCACTTCTGCTGGATGTCCTGCCCGGAAGCACATTGAGACTGCTGTGGATGACTCGAACGATGTCATCATCACATACAAGGGAGTACATGACCATGACATGCCTGTGCCTAAGAAACGACATGGCCAGCCAAATGCTCCACTCGTGGCTGCTGCAGCACCTGCTTCAATGAGCAATTTGCAGCTCATGAAAACTGACTCACCAAAAAACCAGAAAAATTCTCAATGTTCCGGGGAAATTGGTGGAGAATTAACTGGGGAAGCCTCGGAACTTGGTGGTGAGAAAGCAATTGAATCAGCTCGAGCTCTTCTGAGCATAGGTTTTGAAATTAAACCTTGCTGA